The following DNA comes from Spirulina major PCC 6313.
AATCTGGCTCCCCATTGCCCTCTCTCAATTGATAGACCTGACACTGCCAAAACCCTAACACTTACGGTCTAAATTCCCAAAAATGGGACAGCAAAAAGGGAGAGTTTTCACTCTCCCAAAGTACTATCAAACCTCTCACCAACACATTAAGTTAAGTCTTGAACATCAAAAAAACGTTCAACGTTAGAGACCAGAATCGGTTAACTCGCGATATATTCTTGAACCCGTGCCCGACGCTTGCGTAATTGATTCAGGGCTTGTTGTTCGAGTTGCCGAACACGCTCCCGGCTGAGGCTGAGTTGTTCACCAATTTTAGCCAGTGACAAGGGATTACCATCTTCTAAGCCGTAGCGGAGGATGATCACCCGTCGCTGTTGGGGCGTGAGTTCCGAGATCAAGCTTTGCAAGTCTTGACGGAGGGATTCTTGGGTGGCGTAGTCATCGGGGGAAGCGTCTTCATCTTCGAGGAGTTCCGACAGTTCGGTGTCGTGGTTGTCCCCGACACGCATATCCAAGGACAGGGGATGACGCGCCACGGTGAGGTAGTCCCGCACTTGGCTGGGTTCCATTTCAAGGGCGATCGCAATGTCCTTCGGCGTGGCGCGGCGACCCAATTCTTGAGCCAGTTCGCGCTGGGTCTTCTTGATTTTGTTGAGTTTTTCGGTGATGTGGATCGGCAGACGGACGGTGCGCGATTGTTGAGCAATGGCGCGGGTAATCGCCTGACGAATCCACCAATAGGCATAGGTGGAAAATTTATAGCCACGGGTCGGATCAAATTTTTCGACCCCGCGTTCTAGCCCTAACGCGCCTTCTTGGAGCAGATCGAGGAACTCCATGTTGCGCTTTTGGTATTTCTTCGCGATCGAGACCACGAGGCGCAAGTTAGCTTCGATCATCGCCCGCTTGGCTAGTTTGCCTTGGTTCAGTTGATCTTGCAGTTCCGTCTCGTTGAGTTGGGCGCGGTCTGCCCATTCAGCCAGGCTCGGCTCGCGATCGCACTCTTCGACCAACTGTTCTTGGTGGGCAAGCAGTTCCATCATCTGCTGAACTTGCTTCCCGTAACGGATTTCTTGCTCGTGGGTGAGCAAAGGAACACGCCCAATTTCTTGGAGGTAGGTACGCACCAGATCCGTGGAGACCGCTTTGGGTGCAGTTGAGAGGTTTGCTGTTGGCATGGTTGGCACAAGACTCCTTTGGTTGGGTCAGTAACTTCTATGGTGGGGGATAACGGCGATTTCTGGCGAGGGGGGGAATGGCGAGATCCCCGAACTTCAACCTTTAAGCCATCCCTAGGATTTCCGGGGTTAAGGGATGGGGAGGGCCAGCAATTAAGTCAAGACATCAAGACATCAAGCCAGCAATTTCCTCACTTAAGTTGACAGACTCAAAACCATTCGTTATTCTAATTATTGTGTGAGGAGCGAACAAGAAAAGGAACCGAGACGAAACACGGCAAGTCGTCGGTTCCTTTTCTGATCTCAACACTTTTCGGCATCGCTTCCATATCCTTAATTACTTGATTCATTGATTTTGCTTGGCAGTAGGGCGGCGGTGTGTCCCTCTGTTGACGCTCGTTTCATCCAGGGTAAATTGATAAGCTACCAGCCTACTCGGTATTGACGAGAACTCTTTCAACTCTTTATATTTTCTTCCACCTTGCTGAGACCTCACAACCTCCTTTTGGCAGATATTCTTCAACGACTGAGGGCAGATCAACGCCAGAGCACGTTGTGGAAATTTGCCGCTGTTAGGATCTGCTTTGGGGTTCAAATGCTTTATAGACAAGCCATTCACGCAAGCAAACTATCCTAATCAGGTCGGAAACTCACCAGACATCTACACCGTTAAAACGGCAAAACCCTTTTAGATCGAAATGTGACCTCTAGACGGCCGGCCCCCCATTATCGCGTTAACGGCGACGTTCGGCAAGTTTTTCGAGGACGGCGCGGAAGGGGACATTGTGGTGCGCAAGGGCAACGAGGGTGTGATAGAGCAGATCGGCGGCTTCCCCCGCGATCGCATCCGGGTCATCATCTTTACAGGCCATCACCACTTCGGCAGATTCTTCACCGATTTTCTTGAGGATTTTGTTATCGCCCCCGGCCAGGAGTGTGCAGGTGTAGGAGTCGGGGTTGGGGTGGTCACGGCGATCGCAAATCACGTCATAGAGTTCTGACACCATATTTGCCCCCGGTGCTTGTTTATCCCCACCCACTTGGTGGAAACAACTCCGTTCCCCGGTATGACAGGCGATATCTCCCACCTGTTCAATGGATAGGAGCAGCGCGTCGCTGTCGCAGTCGTAGCGCATTGACTGCACCCGTTGGAGATGGCCAGAGGTTGCGCCTTTGTGCCAGAGTTCTTGGCGGGAACGGCTCCAATACCAAGCCTCACCCGTTTCCAGGGTTTTGGCCAATGACGCTTGATTCATCCAGGCCAGCATCAACACCGTGCCGTCGAGGTGGTCTTGGGCGATCGCCGGCACAAGGCCCTGGTCATTAAACCGGATCTGATCGAGGGGGATAGCAGCGGAAAGGTGGGAT
Coding sequences within:
- a CDS encoding RNA polymerase sigma factor, RpoD/SigA family, encoding MPTANLSTAPKAVSTDLVRTYLQEIGRVPLLTHEQEIRYGKQVQQMMELLAHQEQLVEECDREPSLAEWADRAQLNETELQDQLNQGKLAKRAMIEANLRLVVSIAKKYQKRNMEFLDLLQEGALGLERGVEKFDPTRGYKFSTYAYWWIRQAITRAIAQQSRTVRLPIHITEKLNKIKKTQRELAQELGRRATPKDIAIALEMEPSQVRDYLTVARHPLSLDMRVGDNHDTELSELLEDEDASPDDYATQESLRQDLQSLISELTPQQRRVIILRYGLEDGNPLSLAKIGEQLSLSRERVRQLEQQALNQLRKRRARVQEYIAS
- the hisIE gene encoding bifunctional phosphoribosyl-AMP cyclohydrolase/phosphoribosyl-ATP diphosphatase HisIE, which produces MTIASHLSAAIPLDQIRFNDQGLVPAIAQDHLDGTVLMLAWMNQASLAKTLETGEAWYWSRSRQELWHKGATSGHLQRVQSMRYDCDSDALLLSIEQVGDIACHTGERSCFHQVGGDKQAPGANMVSELYDVICDRRDHPNPDSYTCTLLAGGDNKILKKIGEESAEVVMACKDDDPDAIAGEAADLLYHTLVALAHHNVPFRAVLEKLAERRR